From the genome of Astatotilapia calliptera chromosome 3, fAstCal1.2, whole genome shotgun sequence:
TTTGTGAAAAGTAATTGTTCTCTaaaccaggggtccccaatcccagtccgcgagggccggtgtccctgcaggttttagataacaccctgggtcaacgtACCTGAATCAcacgattagttcattaccaggcctctggagaacttcaagacatgttgagaaggtaatttatccatttaataaatcagctgtgatggaacAAGGacatatctaaaacctgcagggacaccggctctcgtggactgggattggggacccctgctctaaacAGTACCTGGTTGTTCCACCCTTGGCAGCAACGACTGCAATGCCAATGAGTCTTTCGTGTCatggtggaggaattttggcacaCTTTTACTCTGCagcattgttttaattcagccacactggaaTGTTTTCAAGCATGAgcagcctgtttaaggtcatgccacagcaGCTCAATCTGGACtttggctaggccactccaacaccttcattttggttttgttgGGCAATTCAAAGGTGGACTTGTTGGTGTGTAGCCAGCTTTTAGCAGTCGTCATTAGGCATAGTATCAACTCTGTCGCCttggtgtttgctgatatttgaGGCTCCATTAACAGGTGAACCGCTCTGTCCTTTGTATTTTGCTCCATGAAGACAGCTCTGCCCACCAACCTCCCTGTAAAGCCACTTTATCcgtgtgcttttttaaattgattatGGCTGGTATTGATAACAGTGATTGGTGCTATGTCCTGCAGGTGTCGGGCCTGGCTCCCATGCTGGACTACACTACAGAGATGGATCGGTACCGCTCCTCCATCGCCAGTTTCTACAAGACCAACGTCAATATGAACATGAACGTTACAAACTTCCCTCAGTCAGCCAAACTGGCCGCCCGCTTGGCCGCGGCCGCCCCCATCTTCCCTCCCACCGCTGCCAGACTTGGGGCTATGGCGACGACGCCCTGGGGTTGCCACGacaacatgaacatgaacatgaaccaCCCGGCGGCAATGTTCTGGGGCCGACCTAAACCCGTGGCGGCCACGCCGACGCACCAcccccaccaccatcatcacccCTCTGCGACGCCGGGTCACATGACATCCTCGCACCCCCATAGTACCAGCATGCACCAGAGCAGCAACAGTGGGtcgggagggggaggaggtggtgggagCAGTGACGGTGGAGGGGCTGAGAAACACGGACACACtgcctcacttcctgtttcacagGGAACGGCACACCATCACGCCATGGCATCAAGCAACGGGAACTTCCTTCCTGGATACAGTGGCGGAACAGACTGTGGCGTCATGAACAAGCAGGGACACACCCACGCGGACATGATAGGCCTATCAGAGGGTGGCAGCTGCAACGGAGGAGGGGTTATGGGTGGCAGCTTCCTGGGGGGGCTGGGACTACCTCCCGGGGTCATTGTTATGGCAATGGGGTCAGCAGGGGGCGGGATCTCAGACGCTAGCAGCGCCTTTCAGATGACAGGCGGCCAGCGGGCGCTAACAGACTGCCAGCAGCATGCCAACTCCTCCCcctgcccctcctcctcctcgccccCATCATCAGGCGTGACAGCGGCGGCCGTTTCcttgtcgtcatcatcatcttcgTCATCCGGGACGGTGgctaaaagaaagaggaagcggTGTGGCGTGTGCGGGCCGTGCAGGCGGCTCATCAACTGTGGCGTCTGCTCATCGTGCCGCAACAGGAAGACGGGTCACCAGATCTGCAAGTTCAGAAAGTGcgaggagctgaagaagaagccggggggaggagggggggtgctggaggtgAGTtcatgcacgcacacgcacgcatacACACGTGCACACGCACAGCATTGGCTGGACGTTAGCAAATGTATGTctcatcttctctttcttctgtgtgtgtgcgcatctctgtctgtgtgtgtgtgtgcatctcggtgtgcgtgtgtgtctcgGTGTGTGTCCTGGCTCACTTAACCCAGATCACTGGCAGTGATGCTCGAGCTGGAAGGCATCGCTCACcctgctgagtgtgtgtgtgtgagtgctgtGCAGATGGTGGGTGGTGAAATGCGAGAGCTCGGTCCCTGCTGAGGTCTGGCAAGCcgccagcagacacacacacacacacacacaccaacactgaTTCACGGTGATAAAGCGGCCGGGCGAGAGGGAGGGAACAGCGAATATTTATGTGATCTACCActgctgtgtgcgtgtgtgtgtataagagtGTGTGAGCGCAATAAGAATTAGTGGCGATCAATAATTCTTTGACACCAGCATTCGACCTCACTGATGACTCTATAtatctctctccctttctctctctcacacacacacgcacacgcacacgcacttCCTGTGGGAATCGCTACAAACTATCACTAATTATTCCCTCATCTGCACACATGTGCTGTGAGGACACGCGctgaaacactgtgtgtgtgtgtgatgggaaGAGAGTGAATTAGCAGCCATAATCTTCCTCAATTACACGCTAATTGGACCTGTGGAGGCTAACGGCAAGTGACagcggcgtgtgtgtgtgttacaaagcatgtgaatgtttgtgagggcaactctctctctccctctctgtgtgtgtgtcagcaggtgGTTTCACACTCTTGCCTCATTCTTTCCGCTCTCTTTGATGTCGACCTGACAAACTCTCAGCCTGGCACCAAGTTTACTCTGTGAGATGAACAGCAAAGCACCCTGGGTAGTTTTCTC
Proteins encoded in this window:
- the LOC113019475 gene encoding CXXC-type zinc finger protein 5, with translation MSGMTSGVCVDSDLSSMLQRSSAPSHHHPNHHGYGGQGQVSGLAPMLDYTTEMDRYRSSIASFYKTNVNMNMNVTNFPQSAKLAARLAAAAPIFPPTAARLGAMATTPWGCHDNMNMNMNHPAAMFWGRPKPVAATPTHHPHHHHHPSATPGHMTSSHPHSTSMHQSSNSGSGGGGGGGSSDGGGAEKHGHTASLPVSQGTAHHHAMASSNGNFLPGYSGGTDCGVMNKQGHTHADMIGLSEGGSCNGGGVMGGSFLGGLGLPPGVIVMAMGSAGGGISDASSAFQMTGGQRALTDCQQHANSSPCPSSSSPPSSGVTAAAVSLSSSSSSSSGTVAKRKRKRCGVCGPCRRLINCGVCSSCRNRKTGHQICKFRKCEELKKKPGGGGGVLERPPSVPASEAFRWFF